A single region of the Lycium barbarum isolate Lr01 chromosome 2, ASM1917538v2, whole genome shotgun sequence genome encodes:
- the LOC132628414 gene encoding F-box protein At3g07870-like: protein MGPCNGLIVLTDTQSIVLLNPATRKYNLLQPSPFGCPQGFNHYVCGLGFGFDLTVNNYKVVRISEIYSDSYNDPCVRGFKVEIYDLDIDSWREQNYEEEELPLVFWVPCSEIFYKGVVHWFAIADTKVILCFDMSTDTFRNMKMPHTCYVHDGKCYGLVIFDESLTLICYRDPTCEIDPTVDMMDIWTVKDYGVNDSLIKLYTIRPLPIEYPLTVWKDLLLLQSRTGQLNSHNFISDEVKEFNLHGYPSSLRVVVYKENLTSFPKENGQGTQAQGI from the coding sequence ATGGGGCCTTGTAATGGTCTGATTGTTCTGACCGATACCCAAAGCATTGTCTTACTTAATCCCGCCACTAGGAAATACAACCTGCTTCAACCCAGTCCATTTGGCTGTCCACAGGGTTTCAACCATTATGTTTGTGGTCTAGGATTTGGCTTCGACTTGACGGTGAATAATTACAAAGTAGTTAGGATTTCAGAAATATATTCGGATTCCTACAACGATCCTTGCGTGAGAGGGTTCAAAGTTGAGATTTATGATTTGGATATTGATTCTTGGAGAGAACAAAACTATGAGGAGGAAGAGTTGCCCTTGGTGTTTTGGGTTCCTTGTTCAGAGATCTTTTACAAGGGAGTCGTTCATTGGTTTGCAATTGCAGATACAAAGGTAATTCTTTGTTTTGATATGAGCACTGATACATTTCGTAATATGAAGATGCCGCACACTTGTTATGTTCATGATGGGAAGTGTTATGGCCTTGTAATTTTTGATGAGTCTCTCACATTGATTTGTTATCGTGATCCAACATGTGAGATTGATCCAACAGTGGATATGATGGATATTTGGACAGTGAAAGATTATGGTGTAAATGATTCTTTGATTAAGTTATACACTATTAGACCTCTTCCTATTGAATACCCTTTAACGGTTTGGAAGGATTTATTGCTTCTTCAAAGTAGAACTGGACAATTGAATTCCCACAATTTTATTTCGGATGAAGTAAAGGAATTTAATTTACATGGATATCCTTCAAGCTTGAGGGTTGTAGTTTACAAGGAAAACTTGACTTCATTTCCAAAAGAAAACGGGCAAGGCACACAAGCTCAAGGAATTTAG